The proteins below are encoded in one region of Halocatena salina:
- the ilvA gene encoding threonine ammonia-lyase has product MPTVTLSDVRAARKRCRDESVVRETPLDRSRSLSEQSGADVHLKMEHLQRTGSFKTRGAYNKLVQIADSYDGVVAASAGNHAQGVALAATTVGLDSTIVMPENAPQTKINATRGYGAEVALEGRDFQAALEHAQTLTEEADAAFIHAYDDPAIVAGQGTLGLEIHEALATVDTVIVPIGGGGLIGGVATALKTLDPDIRVVGVQAEEAATVPESLDKGIPVDIDHPQTIADGIATGGVSELTLSLIKAHVDEIVLVDDEQIANATLILLERTKQLVEGAAAASVAALLSDDLDVADETVVPVLGGGNIDISLLQTVLTHALTDRSQLLRFRVRIDDQPGKMGELSSVIGNLGANIRSVRHDRAVDDLHVGEAYLVFQITTNGTGHAQNIIEAIEDRGYPVERMA; this is encoded by the coding sequence ATGCCGACAGTGACGCTCTCTGACGTTCGTGCAGCCCGCAAACGGTGTCGTGATGAGTCGGTCGTTCGTGAGACGCCCCTCGACCGGAGCCGTTCGTTGAGCGAGCAGTCCGGGGCGGATGTCCATCTGAAGATGGAACATCTCCAACGGACGGGATCGTTCAAAACGCGCGGCGCGTACAACAAGCTCGTACAGATCGCCGACAGTTACGACGGAGTGGTCGCGGCGAGCGCCGGCAATCACGCCCAAGGTGTCGCACTGGCAGCGACGACGGTCGGACTGGATTCCACGATCGTGATGCCCGAAAACGCGCCCCAGACGAAGATCAACGCCACACGAGGATACGGGGCAGAAGTGGCGCTCGAAGGTCGGGATTTCCAGGCAGCACTGGAACACGCTCAGACCCTCACCGAGGAAGCCGATGCGGCGTTCATCCACGCCTACGACGATCCGGCTATCGTCGCTGGCCAAGGAACGCTCGGGCTGGAGATCCACGAGGCGCTTGCAACGGTCGACACTGTCATCGTGCCGATCGGTGGGGGTGGACTGATCGGAGGGGTCGCAACGGCACTGAAGACGCTCGATCCGGACATCCGTGTCGTCGGTGTCCAAGCCGAGGAAGCGGCCACCGTTCCTGAGAGTCTCGATAAGGGAATACCGGTCGACATCGACCATCCTCAAACGATCGCCGACGGGATCGCAACCGGTGGGGTATCAGAACTGACGCTGTCGCTCATCAAGGCCCACGTCGATGAGATCGTGCTCGTCGATGACGAACAGATCGCAAACGCCACGCTCATCCTCCTCGAACGGACCAAGCAGCTCGTCGAAGGGGCCGCAGCGGCCTCGGTAGCAGCGCTGCTCTCGGACGATCTCGACGTGGCCGATGAGACCGTCGTTCCGGTGCTGGGCGGGGGCAACATCGACATCTCCCTGCTCCAGACGGTGCTCACCCACGCGCTGACCGACCGGTCACAGCTCCTCCGGTTTCGCGTGCGGATCGACGACCAGCCGGGGAAGATGGGGGAGCTGTCCTCGGTCATCGGAAACCTCGGTGCGAACATCAGATCCGTGCGCCACGACCGGGCGGTCGACGATCTCCACGTGGGAGAGGCGTATCTCGTGTTCCAGATCACCACCAACGGCACTGGACACGCGCAAAACATCATCGAGGCCATCGAAGACCGAGGCTATCCGGTCGAACGTATGGCGTGA
- the msrA gene encoding peptide-methionine (S)-S-oxide reductase MsrA — MTDDATFGGGCFWCTEAAMKVLDGVESVTSGYAGGHVDDPTYEAVCSGETGHAEVVQVEYDPSVRSYDELLEAFFRTHDPTQRNRQGPDVGTQYRSIVLYHDEQQRTTASAYIDALDAEYDDDVVTELEPLEQFWPAEEYHQDYFEKNPTDAYCQAHAQPKVEKVRRQFETNVQH, encoded by the coding sequence GCCGCGATGAAAGTCCTTGACGGCGTCGAGTCGGTCACGTCGGGTTACGCCGGCGGACACGTGGACGATCCCACCTACGAGGCAGTCTGTTCCGGCGAGACTGGCCACGCCGAGGTCGTACAGGTCGAATACGATCCGAGCGTACGGTCGTATGACGAGCTGCTTGAGGCGTTCTTTCGGACGCACGATCCGACCCAGCGCAACCGGCAGGGACCGGATGTCGGCACCCAGTATCGATCGATCGTACTGTATCACGACGAACAACAGCGGACGACGGCGTCGGCGTACATCGATGCGCTCGACGCCGAGTACGACGACGACGTAGTGACCGAACTGGAACCACTCGAACAGTTCTGGCCGGCTGAAGAGTACCATCAGGACTATTTCGAGAAGAATCCCACCGACGCCTACTGTCAGGCGCACGCACAGCCGAAAGTGGAGAAAGTCAGACGACAGTTCGAGACGAACGTACAACACTGA